Part of the Chloroflexota bacterium genome is shown below.
TCCACGATGCGTTTAGCCGACTGGTCCAAGACCCGATGGTCGTAGGCCTTCAAGCGGATGCGAATGCGTTGTTTCGCCATGACTTCTACCTCAGTCCAGAATCTCGGTGACCACGCCAGCGCCCACCGTCAAACCACCTTCGCGAATGGCGAACTTGCTGCCCTGCTCCAACGCTACCGGCTTCAGCAATTCCACCACCATGTTCACATTGTCGCCAGGCATCACCATCTCTACGCCTTCCGGCAACTGTATCGTCCCCGTCACATCCGTCGTCCGAATGTAGAACTGCGGCCGGTACCCGTTGAAGAACGGCTTGTGCCGCCCGCCTTCGTCTTTCTTCAACACATACACTTCCGCCTTGAATTTCTTGTGCGGCGTGATGCTCTTCGGCGCTGCCACCACCATCCCCCGCTCCACTTCGTCGCGGCCAATACCGCGCAGCAGCAGCCCCACATTGTCCCCGGCGATGC
Proteins encoded:
- the tuf gene encoding elongation factor Tu (EF-Tu; promotes GTP-dependent binding of aminoacyl-tRNA to the A-site of ribosomes during protein biosynthesis; when the tRNA anticodon matches the mRNA codon, GTP hydrolysis results; the inactive EF-Tu-GDP leaves the ribosome and release of GDP is promoted by elongation factor Ts; many prokaryotes have two copies of the gene encoding EF-Tu); translation: IAGDNVGLLLRGIGRDEVERGMVVAAPKSITPHKKFKAEVYVLKKDEGGRHKPFFNGYRPQFYIRTTDVTGTIQLPEGVEMVMPGDNVNMVVELLKPVALEQGSKFAIREGGLTVGAGVVTEILD